The following coding sequences are from one Salinicoccus sp. Bachu38 window:
- a CDS encoding small multi-drug export protein, whose translation MNTSLIIAYIIVFVLSAIPLFEAFVVVPVGILGGMNFTMTLIIGILGNLVTLLLIIVLMDRIKRWYLARQERKGNTKDRKSQRAEAIWKKYGLPGLAFIGPFFVGSHFTALMAVILGGSQKATFWWVTLSVIAWTLGLSILVLFGVDFMNLEDRQFLNRFISD comes from the coding sequence ATGAACACATCACTGATCATTGCCTACATCATCGTCTTCGTATTATCCGCTATTCCGTTGTTCGAAGCCTTCGTCGTCGTGCCGGTCGGGATTCTCGGCGGAATGAATTTCACCATGACCCTCATCATCGGCATTCTCGGCAACCTTGTCACGCTGCTTCTGATCATTGTCCTGATGGATCGCATCAAGAGATGGTACCTTGCGCGACAGGAAAGGAAAGGCAATACTAAGGATCGTAAATCGCAGCGTGCCGAAGCCATCTGGAAAAAATACGGACTGCCGGGCCTCGCCTTCATCGGTCCCTTCTTCGTCGGCAGCCACTTCACGGCACTGATGGCGGTCATACTGGGCGGCAGCCAGAAGGCCACATTCTGGTGGGTGACGTTGAGTGTCATCGCCTGGACGCTCGGCCTCTCCATACTTGTACTGTTCGGAGTGGACTTCATGAACCTCGAAGATCGTCAGTTCCTCAACCGTTTCATAAGTGACTAG
- a CDS encoding GNAT family N-acetyltransferase: MDIKKGENMFFVGEDEVNPEAEIIFSVDDDGDYVVESTRVDDSLSGEGVGTRLVETMVEFAGQEDRKIDPKCPFTRKVMEDDAEMKKLIKN; the protein is encoded by the coding sequence ATGGACATTAAAAAAGGTGAAAATATGTTCTTTGTCGGGGAGGATGAAGTCAACCCCGAAGCTGAAATCATATTCAGTGTGGACGATGACGGTGACTATGTAGTGGAAAGTACAAGGGTGGATGACAGCCTGAGTGGTGAGGGCGTCGGCACCCGGCTGGTCGAAACGATGGTCGAGTTTGCCGGTCAGGAGGACAGGAAGATCGACCCGAAATGCCCCTTCACACGGAAGGTCATGGAAGACGATGCTGAAATGAAAAAACTGATCAAAAACTAA
- a CDS encoding TRAP transporter substrate-binding protein — protein sequence MKKTIFIVLMLTLVLSACGRPNQNESSDTTTIRLAYLVSESHSSHIIGEKFKEQIERESDGRLEVELYPSGSLFPSDREAVESVQLGNVEMTIPALAVVSSFNQNFMVLDLPFLFDNYEEAYKVLDGEYGQSLLDELEDYNLKGLVYAENGFRHITNNERPIYEPEDLEGLKFRTLESPVQTDIFKAFGANASPFAFGEMYTALQQGTYDAMEGPISLYYTSNLYEVQEYMSLVGQYYMPTVLLMNNDFYEGLPDDLQEVVMDAAIMFREEQRELAHQQDEEYLEVMKDDGLKVNEITEEQREQFIEAAEPVYEKYDEKLGNNLLNDLFEARDE from the coding sequence ATGAAAAAAACGATCTTTATTGTCCTCATGCTGACGCTTGTACTGTCCGCATGCGGCCGGCCGAACCAGAACGAATCATCCGACACAACTACGATCCGGCTCGCCTACCTGGTATCAGAAAGCCATTCCTCGCATATCATCGGGGAAAAGTTCAAGGAACAGATCGAAAGGGAGTCCGACGGCAGGCTCGAAGTTGAACTCTATCCGAGCGGATCCCTGTTCCCTTCCGACCGCGAAGCCGTGGAATCCGTCCAGCTCGGCAATGTCGAGATGACGATCCCGGCACTCGCCGTCGTTTCATCCTTCAATCAGAACTTCATGGTGCTCGACCTGCCGTTCCTTTTCGACAACTACGAGGAAGCCTACAAAGTACTTGATGGCGAGTACGGCCAGAGCCTGCTCGATGAACTGGAAGACTACAATCTGAAGGGGCTCGTCTATGCCGAAAATGGCTTCCGTCATATTACCAACAACGAGCGTCCGATCTACGAACCGGAAGATCTGGAGGGATTGAAATTCAGGACTCTGGAGAGTCCCGTACAGACGGATATCTTCAAGGCATTCGGAGCCAATGCTTCCCCATTCGCCTTCGGGGAAATGTACACTGCACTGCAGCAGGGCACGTATGATGCCATGGAAGGTCCGATTTCTCTATACTACACCAGCAACCTCTATGAAGTGCAGGAATACATGAGCCTCGTCGGCCAATATTATATGCCGACCGTCCTGCTGATGAACAATGATTTCTACGAAGGTCTCCCTGATGATCTGCAGGAAGTGGTCATGGATGCGGCCATCATGTTCCGTGAGGAGCAGAGGGAGCTCGCTCACCAGCAGGATGAGGAATACCTCGAGGTAATGAAGGACGACGGCCTCAAGGTAAATGAAATAACCGAAGAACAGCGTGAACAATTCATCGAAGCGGCGGAGCCGGTGTATGAAAAATACGATGAAAAGCTCGGCAACAACCTGTTGAACGACTTGTTCGAGGCCAGAGATGAATAG
- a CDS encoding DUF429 domain-containing protein yields the protein MKFIGIDLAWTYRNETGICVLDAAGAVEFLDAAVYSNEEIVEIIIEHLDGPVTIAIDAPLIVNNENGSRGAEGALMRSRIHGHRLFAFNSNRAFLTRTFGDIRGETLMNNIMQSVADIRIGFERGSSNIVETFPTGICCGLFPAMHPIRYKRKRKMTFKETCGEMDRLISLFRQMETDGSIGGLDEKLGWDAEEATRKSHKHLEDKVDAFLCAYGMHAIYAGTAEEKLFGSIEEGFITLPVKTD from the coding sequence ATGAAGTTTATCGGAATCGACCTGGCATGGACATATCGGAATGAAACGGGTATTTGTGTATTGGATGCGGCGGGTGCTGTGGAATTTTTGGATGCTGCCGTCTACAGCAACGAAGAGATCGTGGAGATCATCATTGAGCACCTCGATGGCCCTGTGACGATCGCGATTGATGCCCCCCTCATCGTCAACAATGAAAACGGATCGAGAGGCGCGGAAGGGGCGTTGATGCGTTCAAGAATCCACGGCCACAGGCTGTTCGCCTTCAACTCGAACCGCGCCTTTCTCACCCGTACATTTGGGGATATACGTGGAGAAACGCTGATGAACAATATCATGCAGTCGGTGGCAGACATCAGGATCGGCTTCGAACGCGGGTCTTCGAATATCGTTGAAACCTTTCCGACCGGCATATGCTGTGGCCTTTTTCCTGCAATGCATCCGATCAGGTACAAAAGAAAGCGGAAGATGACCTTCAAGGAGACATGTGGGGAAATGGATCGGCTGATTTCCCTGTTCAGGCAGATGGAAACAGACGGAAGTATAGGTGGACTCGATGAAAAACTTGGATGGGATGCGGAGGAGGCGACCCGAAAATCGCACAAGCACCTCGAAGACAAGGTTGACGCATTCCTTTGTGCCTACGGCATGCATGCCATATACGCAGGTACTGCTGAAGAGAAGCTGTTCGGCAGCATCGAGGAGGGCTTCATCACACTGCCTGTAAAAACTGATTAA
- a CDS encoding DNA topoisomerase III, whose amino-acid sequence MAKSVVLAEKPSVARDIAKVLNCHRKGNGFIEGDKYIVTWALGHLVTLADPESYDNKYKTWNLEDLPMLPDPLRLTVIKKAGGQFNAVKSQLVRKDVDRIIIATDAGREGELVARWIIKKAKVNKPIERLWISSVTDKAIREGFENLKPGKNYENLYEAAVARSEADWYIGLNASRALTTKFNAQLNCGRVQTPTLAMIESREEEIRNFKPKTYYGIEANTDKLKMTWQDQKGNSRGFDKERVDALTNKVDGSPLTVDSVESKPKKTFAPGLYDLTELQRDANKQLGFSAKETLNVLQGLYERHKVVTYPRTDSRYLSKDIVPTLPERLKACGIGEYRAIATRILRGKIQANKSFVDDSKVSDHHAIIPTENHVHPSDFNERERRLYDLIVKRFLAVLLPPHEFEQVTVKATAAGETFIAKGRTILKEGWKAAYSNNFDEEETDDVKDQQLPKLEKGEALQVHRVTQTSGQTKAPARFTEATLLSAMENPAKYMEVQDKKLKSILDSTGGLGTVATRADIIDKLFNSFLIEKNGQSIKITSKGRQLLDLVPDALRSPATTAIWEQKLEGIAKGQLKKEDFIKEMKFHTQAITQEIKESDKKFKHDNISGKSCPDCGKPLLEVNGKKGKMLVCQDRECGHRKNVARITNARCPKCKKKMTLSGEGEGQIFTCKCGHREKLSAFEARRKKEGRGKVDKRTVRKYMKEQEDEAPINNALAEQLKALNLDK is encoded by the coding sequence TTGGCTAAAAGTGTAGTACTCGCCGAAAAACCTTCTGTGGCCAGGGATATTGCGAAAGTATTGAATTGCCACAGGAAAGGGAACGGATTCATTGAAGGCGATAAATACATAGTGACATGGGCACTCGGGCATCTTGTGACGCTCGCCGACCCTGAAAGCTATGACAATAAATATAAGACATGGAACCTGGAGGATCTGCCCATGCTGCCGGATCCGCTCAGGTTGACGGTAATCAAGAAGGCCGGCGGCCAGTTCAATGCGGTCAAATCCCAACTGGTCCGCAAGGATGTAGACAGGATCATCATCGCAACGGATGCTGGAAGGGAAGGGGAGCTTGTTGCGCGCTGGATCATCAAGAAGGCGAAAGTGAACAAGCCTATCGAACGCCTGTGGATTTCATCTGTAACGGATAAAGCAATCAGGGAGGGCTTTGAGAACCTCAAGCCCGGGAAGAACTATGAGAACCTCTACGAGGCGGCAGTCGCCCGGTCGGAAGCGGATTGGTATATCGGATTGAACGCCTCCCGTGCATTGACGACCAAGTTCAATGCACAGCTCAACTGTGGGCGCGTGCAGACGCCGACCCTTGCGATGATCGAGAGCAGGGAAGAGGAGATACGGAATTTCAAGCCGAAGACATACTACGGCATTGAAGCGAATACAGACAAATTGAAGATGACATGGCAGGATCAGAAAGGCAACAGCCGAGGCTTCGACAAGGAACGGGTCGATGCTCTCACAAACAAAGTGGACGGCAGCCCGCTGACGGTCGATTCGGTGGAAAGCAAGCCGAAGAAGACATTCGCTCCGGGCCTGTATGACCTGACTGAACTTCAGAGGGATGCCAACAAGCAGCTCGGATTCTCGGCGAAAGAGACGCTGAATGTGCTCCAGGGGCTCTACGAGCGCCATAAGGTCGTCACCTATCCGAGGACGGATTCAAGGTACCTGTCAAAAGATATCGTGCCGACCTTGCCGGAGCGGCTGAAGGCATGTGGCATCGGGGAATACCGTGCCATAGCGACACGCATCCTGAGAGGGAAGATACAGGCAAACAAGTCCTTCGTCGACGACAGCAAGGTCAGCGACCATCATGCAATCATCCCGACGGAGAACCATGTCCATCCATCCGATTTCAACGAGCGGGAGCGCAGGCTCTATGACCTGATCGTCAAAAGGTTCCTCGCTGTCCTCCTGCCGCCGCATGAATTTGAACAGGTGACGGTGAAGGCGACAGCCGCCGGCGAGACGTTCATCGCCAAAGGCAGGACCATTCTGAAGGAAGGCTGGAAAGCGGCCTATTCCAATAACTTTGATGAAGAGGAGACGGATGACGTCAAAGATCAGCAGCTTCCGAAGCTCGAAAAGGGCGAAGCACTCCAGGTGCACCGAGTGACCCAGACTTCCGGCCAGACGAAGGCACCCGCACGCTTCACGGAAGCGACGCTGCTGTCCGCCATGGAGAACCCGGCAAAGTACATGGAAGTCCAGGACAAAAAGTTGAAATCGATTCTCGACTCGACCGGTGGGCTCGGTACTGTCGCTACACGGGCGGATATCATCGACAAGCTGTTCAATTCATTCCTGATAGAAAAGAATGGACAGTCCATCAAGATCACTTCAAAAGGCAGGCAGCTGCTGGACCTCGTGCCTGATGCGCTCAGGTCGCCTGCGACCACAGCGATTTGGGAACAGAAGCTCGAGGGTATCGCCAAGGGTCAGCTGAAGAAGGAGGACTTCATCAAGGAAATGAAGTTCCATACGCAGGCGATTACGCAGGAAATCAAAGAGAGCGACAAGAAGTTCAAGCACGATAACATATCCGGCAAGTCCTGCCCCGACTGCGGCAAGCCATTGCTCGAAGTTAACGGCAAGAAGGGCAAGATGCTCGTCTGCCAGGATAGGGAATGCGGCCACCGCAAGAACGTCGCCCGCATCACCAACGCCCGCTGCCCGAAATGCAAGAAGAAGATGACGCTGAGCGGCGAAGGCGAAGGCCAGATCTTCACATGCAAATGCGGCCACAGGGAAAAACTGTCCGCCTTCGAAGCGAGACGGAAGAAGGAAGGCCGCGGCAAGGTCGACAAGCGTACCGTCCGCAAGTATATGAAAGAGCAGGAGGACGAGGCACCGATTAACAATGCACTCGCCGAACAGCTTAAAGCACTGAATCTGGACAAGTAG
- a CDS encoding TRAP transporter small permease, with protein sequence MIKKINRFEEGFLIATLVLMVALIFGQVIGRYIFQNAPSWTEEAARYIHIFQVWIGAGYAVKLREHIKVSAFIDLFHGTTRKVLDMVALIIWFLMVLLVAIFGTQLVMTTLQYGQVAPATQIPFWLPYLAVPLGALSMMIRLALQMVEIYRKDYDKPEEAAS encoded by the coding sequence ATGATAAAAAAAATAAATCGATTCGAAGAAGGGTTCCTCATTGCGACACTCGTCCTGATGGTAGCACTCATTTTCGGCCAGGTCATCGGGCGTTATATATTCCAGAACGCCCCGAGCTGGACGGAGGAAGCGGCCAGGTACATACATATCTTCCAGGTATGGATCGGCGCCGGGTATGCAGTAAAGCTGAGGGAGCACATTAAAGTATCTGCATTCATCGACCTCTTCCATGGCACCACACGGAAGGTACTCGATATGGTCGCTCTCATCATATGGTTCCTGATGGTACTGCTCGTTGCAATCTTCGGGACCCAGCTCGTCATGACGACACTGCAGTATGGACAGGTCGCCCCTGCAACACAAATTCCTTTCTGGCTGCCGTATCTTGCCGTACCCCTCGGTGCGCTCAGCATGATGATACGTCTCGCCCTGCAGATGGTGGAGATCTACAGAAAAGACTATGACAAACCCGAGGAGGCGGCATCATGA
- a CDS encoding alpha/beta fold hydrolase: protein MKYKIVFIHSAGPQGRYEGSTGLIHYMKEQLGSTHEIFTPDMPLPNNPKYAEWKEVLDLHLDSMDEVILVGHSMGGSTLLKYLSEEEVETDIKALFIVAAPIWGLEEDWQKADFHLEQGFEENLGHIRHIALFHSEKDGIVPKKHFDCYHKLIKPDEQRIIESDSHLFEEGLPELVESIKNI, encoded by the coding sequence ATGAAATACAAAATTGTGTTCATACACAGTGCAGGACCACAAGGTAGATATGAGGGAAGCACCGGCCTGATCCATTATATGAAAGAGCAGTTGGGCAGTACACACGAGATCTTTACGCCCGACATGCCGCTGCCAAATAATCCAAAATATGCAGAGTGGAAAGAGGTTCTGGACCTTCATCTTGATAGTATGGACGAGGTCATATTAGTTGGGCATTCCATGGGAGGATCCACGCTTCTTAAATATCTTTCGGAAGAGGAAGTGGAAACTGATATCAAGGCACTGTTCATCGTTGCGGCTCCGATATGGGGCCTTGAGGAAGACTGGCAAAAGGCGGACTTTCATCTTGAGCAAGGGTTTGAGGAAAACTTGGGGCACATCAGACATATCGCCCTATTCCATAGTGAAAAGGATGGAATTGTACCGAAGAAACATTTCGACTGCTACCATAAGTTGATTAAACCTGATGAACAAAGAATTATAGAAAGTGACTCCCATCTTTTTGAAGAAGGATTACCTGAGTTGGTTGAAAGCATAAAAAATATATAA
- a CDS encoding TIGR04104 family putative zinc finger protein codes for MTRCKSCGDNWNVRATLKRYTTSAPGMACPYCGETQYLSQKYRERSMFITLLIPLPILIQAFFDVHLEGMIVLFVSAFLLVIMFHLFALEVEAEEEDWRNRFYY; via the coding sequence TTGACACGTTGTAAAAGCTGTGGAGACAATTGGAACGTAAGGGCAACACTCAAGCGATATACAACATCCGCGCCGGGCATGGCATGTCCATATTGTGGAGAGACTCAGTATCTTTCACAAAAATATAGGGAAAGAAGCATGTTCATTACACTTCTCATCCCACTGCCCATACTCATACAGGCATTTTTCGATGTCCATCTGGAGGGTATGATCGTTCTCTTCGTCAGTGCATTCCTCCTGGTCATCATGTTTCATTTATTTGCATTGGAAGTGGAGGCAGAAGAGGAGGACTGGAGGAACAGATTCTACTATTAA
- a CDS encoding amidohydrolase family protein yields the protein MKKFVNASIYGQDEASEILVENGVFKSIGQNLDDAEEVIDLEHRLVLPPYVDPHLHLDYIFSGVGAGNANISGTLFEGIQRWSDNKKSLTEEMVRERALQGIKKELNHGVQYIRTHVDVTDPNLTGMKALLKLREELKDVMTLQLVAFPQEGFFRYDGAEALVEKALEMGADVVGGIPHFEISYEHGVESLKRIIDLALKYEVMIDIHCDENDDPNSRFLEVLNALVMEKGYGAKTTASHTCSFGSADDSYAAKMMGLFRESKINFISCPTENAHLQGRSDSYPKRRGLTRVKELLANGNAVAFAQDSIADYWYPLGNGNMMNILDNGIHLAHYTHIDEINRAFDLITHNGASVMQLEDEYGIESGKPANFIVLDAYDTYEAVRERAEVLASVRSGEYLFKRAPRKNEISHQLLEDI from the coding sequence ATGAAAAAATTCGTTAATGCCAGTATATATGGCCAGGATGAAGCAAGTGAAATCCTGGTGGAAAATGGCGTGTTCAAATCCATCGGCCAAAACCTTGATGATGCCGAAGAGGTGATCGATCTGGAGCACCGGCTGGTCCTGCCTCCCTATGTCGACCCCCATCTGCATCTTGATTACATCTTTTCCGGTGTCGGAGCGGGCAACGCCAACATCTCGGGCACACTGTTTGAAGGTATACAGCGCTGGAGCGACAACAAGAAGTCGCTGACCGAAGAAATGGTGCGTGAACGTGCCCTCCAGGGCATAAAGAAGGAGTTGAACCATGGTGTCCAGTACATCCGGACGCATGTCGATGTGACGGACCCCAACCTCACGGGCATGAAGGCCCTGCTCAAGTTGAGGGAGGAGCTGAAGGATGTTATGACACTCCAGCTTGTTGCATTTCCCCAGGAAGGGTTCTTCCGCTATGACGGTGCGGAAGCACTGGTCGAAAAGGCCCTTGAGATGGGTGCAGATGTCGTCGGCGGTATCCCCCACTTCGAGATTTCATATGAGCATGGTGTGGAATCCCTGAAACGCATCATCGATCTCGCCCTTAAGTATGAGGTCATGATCGATATCCACTGCGATGAAAATGACGATCCGAACAGCCGCTTCCTGGAAGTGCTGAATGCGCTCGTCATGGAGAAAGGATATGGTGCAAAGACTACCGCCAGCCATACATGCAGCTTCGGTTCTGCCGATGACAGCTATGCTGCAAAGATGATGGGCCTCTTCCGCGAATCGAAGATCAATTTCATCTCCTGCCCGACCGAGAATGCACACCTGCAGGGACGCAGTGACAGCTATCCAAAGCGCCGCGGGCTGACGCGGGTCAAGGAGCTGCTCGCAAATGGCAATGCCGTAGCATTTGCCCAGGATTCAATTGCGGACTACTGGTACCCGCTCGGCAACGGCAACATGATGAACATTCTCGACAATGGCATCCACCTCGCCCACTACACTCATATAGATGAAATCAACAGGGCATTCGACCTCATCACCCATAATGGCGCTAGTGTCATGCAGCTGGAAGATGAGTATGGCATCGAATCAGGCAAACCGGCCAACTTCATCGTCCTCGATGCATATGATACGTACGAAGCGGTGCGCGAACGGGCGGAAGTGCTCGCCTCGGTCCGGAGTGGCGAATATCTTTTCAAGCGTGCCCCAAGGAAGAATGAAATTTCACATCAACTGCTGGAAGATATATAG
- a CDS encoding TRAP transporter large permease, which produces MTVAILFGVFILCFLIGVPIAISLGVSALAAIWFGTDLPISLIAQKAFTSLDSFPLLAIPFFILAGVLMGKGGISKRLLDLATALVGWMTGGLSLVTIVACMFFAAIAGSGPATVAAIGGFMIPAMIARNYDQGFASAVPATAGSMGVIIPPSIPLVLYGAIGNVSVGALFMAGILPGLLVGIAIMLTAYFISKAKGYKPSEDKRTFDFKDVLKALNEAKWALLIPVIILGGIYGGIFTPTEAAVTAVVYALIVGIFIHKELDFKAIYDGFMETVMINATTMIIISFSVSFAFFMTLEQIPNSIATYLTNLSSNPVAILFIVILFLLVVGMFIDTISALVVLTPILLPVVTAVGVDPIHFGIILVVALAIGFVTPPLGVNLFVASSVGKVSIEKTTVAVIPFIIVMVLCLILIAFIPQLSMWMAGLTQ; this is translated from the coding sequence ATGACAGTAGCGATATTATTCGGCGTCTTCATACTCTGTTTTCTGATTGGCGTACCCATTGCGATTTCACTGGGAGTCTCTGCACTGGCAGCCATCTGGTTTGGCACAGATCTGCCAATCAGCCTGATTGCCCAGAAAGCCTTCACATCTCTCGACTCCTTCCCGCTCCTCGCCATTCCTTTCTTCATATTGGCGGGTGTACTCATGGGAAAAGGCGGCATTTCGAAGAGGCTTCTTGATCTGGCGACCGCTCTGGTCGGATGGATGACCGGTGGCCTGTCACTCGTCACCATCGTTGCATGCATGTTCTTTGCCGCCATTGCGGGTTCCGGACCGGCGACAGTTGCGGCGATAGGCGGGTTCATGATTCCAGCGATGATTGCAAGAAACTACGACCAGGGATTCGCATCCGCCGTCCCTGCCACGGCCGGCTCCATGGGGGTCATCATTCCGCCAAGCATTCCGCTCGTCCTTTATGGCGCAATCGGCAACGTATCCGTCGGCGCCCTCTTCATGGCAGGCATCCTGCCAGGACTGCTCGTCGGCATTGCCATCATGCTGACGGCCTACTTCATCTCCAAGGCGAAAGGATATAAACCTTCGGAAGATAAACGGACATTCGATTTCAAAGATGTGCTTAAAGCATTGAACGAGGCAAAATGGGCACTGCTCATCCCCGTCATCATACTTGGCGGGATATACGGCGGCATATTCACACCGACGGAAGCCGCTGTTACCGCAGTCGTCTATGCACTGATCGTCGGCATATTCATCCATAAGGAACTCGATTTTAAAGCAATTTACGACGGCTTTATGGAGACCGTCATGATTAATGCGACGACGATGATCATCATTAGTTTTTCAGTATCATTCGCATTCTTCATGACTCTCGAGCAGATACCGAACAGCATCGCAACCTATCTGACGAACCTATCATCCAACCCGGTTGCCATACTGTTCATCGTCATCCTGTTCCTGCTTGTTGTCGGCATGTTCATTGATACGATTTCAGCACTGGTGGTACTCACACCAATCCTGCTCCCAGTCGTTACAGCCGTCGGCGTCGATCCGATCCACTTCGGCATCATTCTCGTCGTTGCGCTCGCCATCGGCTTCGTCACACCTCCACTCGGCGTCAATCTTTTCGTCGCCTCGAGTGTCGGAAAAGTGTCGATTGAAAAGACCACAG
- the fdhA gene encoding formaldehyde dehydrogenase, glutathione-independent: protein MAGNRGVVYTGAGSVEVRDIDYPDLVLREGPGVPKENVGRKCEHGVILKVITTNICGSDQHMVRGRTTAPEGLVLGHEILGEVIEVGRDVEFVKKGDIASVPFNIACGRCVMCQEQKTHICLNTNPERAGAAYGYVDMGGWVGGQSEYVMVPYADFQLLVFPDREVAMDKVLDLTMLSDIFPTGYHGAYSAGVKTGSTVYIAGAGPVGLAAAHSAQLLGASRVIVGDLQDERLKQAESFGCETVNVSKHDRLNEQIENLLGVDEVDCAVDAVGFEASGHGADGGEQPAAVLNSIMDVTTAGGKLGIPGLYVTEDPGASDKEAQQGTLKVRLGLGWAKAHTFVTGQTPAMKYNRDLMKAILSGRADIAKAVNATVISLDEAPGGYQDFDKGAAKKFVIDPHGSLK, encoded by the coding sequence ATGGCAGGAAATCGTGGTGTAGTCTATACTGGAGCAGGAAGTGTTGAAGTAAGGGATATCGATTATCCGGATCTCGTACTCAGGGAAGGTCCCGGGGTGCCGAAGGAGAACGTTGGACGGAAATGTGAACATGGGGTCATCCTGAAAGTCATTACTACGAACATCTGTGGCAGTGACCAGCATATGGTCAGGGGAAGGACGACAGCGCCTGAAGGACTTGTCCTCGGGCATGAGATTTTGGGCGAAGTCATTGAAGTCGGACGGGATGTGGAATTCGTCAAAAAAGGCGACATCGCCTCCGTGCCTTTCAACATCGCATGTGGCCGCTGTGTCATGTGTCAGGAGCAAAAAACACATATTTGTCTGAACACCAATCCGGAACGTGCCGGTGCGGCCTACGGCTATGTGGATATGGGAGGCTGGGTCGGCGGCCAGTCCGAATATGTCATGGTGCCATACGCCGACTTCCAGCTGCTTGTATTCCCGGACCGGGAAGTGGCAATGGATAAGGTGCTGGATCTGACGATGCTTTCCGATATTTTCCCGACAGGCTATCATGGTGCCTATTCAGCAGGCGTCAAGACAGGTTCCACGGTATATATCGCGGGAGCCGGCCCGGTCGGCCTCGCTGCAGCACACTCGGCACAGCTTCTTGGCGCATCCCGCGTCATCGTCGGTGATCTCCAGGATGAACGCCTCAAACAGGCGGAAAGCTTCGGTTGTGAGACGGTCAACGTCTCCAAGCATGACCGGTTGAATGAACAGATTGAAAATCTGCTTGGAGTGGACGAAGTCGATTGTGCCGTCGATGCAGTCGGTTTTGAGGCATCAGGGCATGGTGCTGATGGTGGCGAGCAGCCTGCGGCTGTACTCAACAGCATCATGGATGTCACGACAGCCGGCGGTAAGCTCGGTATCCCAGGCCTCTATGTAACCGAGGACCCAGGCGCATCAGACAAGGAAGCACAGCAGGGCACCCTGAAAGTGCGTCTCGGCCTCGGCTGGGCAAAAGCACATACATTCGTTACAGGACAGACACCTGCAATGAAATACAACCGTGACCTGATGAAAGCCATCCTGTCCGGCCGTGCAGATATTGCGAAAGCGGTCAATGCCACGGTCATCAGCCTGGACGAGGCACCAGGTGGATACCAGGACTTCGACAAGGGTGCAGCGAAGAAATTCGTCATCGACCCACATGGTTCATTGAAGTAA
- a CDS encoding 2OG-Fe dioxygenase family protein: protein MNNLQKNGYAKYDLMTSLDYEGIEADYKEILDYFEDLPIDDYAPEANRYRRYSRALVLPTSGTIEWLPTMQRDGEEFSAYFQGKFNPEHAGSYREFHSIGPSIQNNRLLQEIIMANYRETFWKEEDQIMPIHVGVHFVKLMVESDEDRAVSSPDCLHQDGEPFTFAHLVERSNVEGGTNAIGIPEVRGRQPEEADEGDLHEIFEITKPLESYGVYDSKVSHYVSPVEKGEDDTPGVRSVILIDYQLTVVADMDE, encoded by the coding sequence ATGAATAACTTGCAGAAAAATGGATATGCAAAATATGATCTTATGACAAGCCTAGACTATGAAGGCATTGAAGCGGACTACAAAGAGATACTCGACTACTTTGAAGATCTGCCCATAGATGATTATGCTCCGGAAGCAAACCGCTACCGTAGATACTCCCGTGCACTCGTCCTCCCCACATCCGGCACCATCGAATGGCTGCCGACCATGCAAAGGGATGGTGAAGAATTTTCAGCCTACTTCCAGGGAAAGTTCAACCCTGAACATGCAGGTTCCTACAGGGAATTCCATTCCATCGGACCATCCATCCAGAACAACCGTCTGCTCCAGGAAATCATCATGGCGAACTACCGCGAAACATTCTGGAAAGAGGAAGATCAGATCATGCCGATTCATGTCGGCGTACACTTCGTCAAACTGATGGTCGAATCGGATGAGGATCGGGCCGTATCATCTCCGGACTGCCTGCACCAGGATGGAGAACCATTCACATTTGCCCATCTGGTGGAACGCAGCAATGTCGAAGGGGGAACGAATGCCATAGGCATACCTGAGGTCAGGGGCAGACAACCGGAGGAAGCAGATGAAGGCGACCTCCACGAAATCTTCGAAATCACAAAGCCCCTTGAATCCTACGGCGTCTACGATTCCAAAGTCAGCCACTACGTCAGCCCGGTCGAAAAAGGCGAAGACGACACACCAGGTGTCAGATCCGTCATACTGATCGACTATCAGCTGACAGTCGTTGCGGATATGGATGAATAG